From Canis aureus isolate CA01 chromosome 7, VMU_Caureus_v.1.0, whole genome shotgun sequence, a single genomic window includes:
- the LOC144317083 gene encoding thiosulfate sulfurtransferase/rhodanese-like domain-containing protein 3 → MALSGQLLGGARRAVLRSAEAALWGLKSIKGSCHNFCTAIFKDVTYKELKNLLNSKKIMLIDVRETWEIVKYGKIPGSVNIPLGEVGEALQMNPKDFKEKYNEVKPSKSDSLVFSCLAGVRSKKALDTAISLGFNSAQHYAGGWNEWATYEFSEKKHGN, encoded by the exons ATGGCGCTCTCGGGGCAGCTGCTCGGGGGTGCGCGCCGGGCGGTCCTCAGGTCGGCGGAGGCTGCGCTCTGGG gTTTGAAGTCAATAAAAGGAAGCTGCCACAATTTTTGTActgctatttttaaagatgtcactTATAAGGAACTTAAAAACCTCTTGAATTccaaaaaaattatgttaattgATGTTAGAGAGACATGGGAAATTGTCAAGTATGGAAAAATCCCTGGGTCTGTCAATATACCAC tgggtGAGGTAGGTGAAGCTCTACAGATGAACCCAAAAGACTTCAAAGAGAAGTACAATGAAGTAAAGCCATCCAAATCTGACAGTCTAGTGTTTTCTTGTTTAGCCGGAGTGAGAAGCAAGAAGGCATTGGACACAGCAATATCCCTGGGCTTTAACAG TGCTCAACACTATGCTGGAGGATGGAACGAATGGGCAACCTATGAATTTTCAGAGAAGAAACATGGAAATTGA